CGGTTCTTGAAATCGCCAACGCCGGGGCATACACCTATGTGCAACTGGATACCGGTAAGGAAAAAGTTTGGGCAGCCGCGCCACAATTCCCGGTCAAAGCCGGCGACAAGGCGTCGTTTGCCAATGGGATGCCCATGCAAAACTACACCAGTAAAATTCTCAATCGCACCTTTGCCACGGTTTATTTTGTGGGTGTCATCACCGTCGGTGACCGCCAACCGATCACCACTGATTCGGCCATGAATCCCCACTCGCCGGGTGGCACTGCCGACCCGCACGCACAAATGCGGGCACAAACCCCGTCGAGTAAGGTGGATTTCACCGGGATCAAAAAAGTGGCTGGGGGAATGACGGTCGCGGAGGTGGTGGCCTTGAAAAGCGAATGGGGCGATAAACCGGTTTCTCTACGCGCCAAAGTGGTGAAGTATAATGCCATGATCATGGGCAAAAATTGGCTTCATGTTCAAGATGGCACCGGTTCCAGCGGAGCCAATGATTTAACGGTTACAACCGCGGACACTGTCAAAGTTGGTGATACGGTTCTGGTGCAGGGAAAATTGTCCTTCAACAAAGACTTCGGGGCTGGATACAAATACGGCCTTGTGATGGAAGATGCGAAAGTCACCACTGAGGGGGCGAAGTAGCAGAAGGCCAGCCACCAAAACACGCAGGACCAGATATGGGGCTGCGGTCAGTTGCCCATTACCGCATGAAAGGTGTCGGCCTCAGTGAGCGCTTGACGATGAACGGGGGAGAATTACTATCACCCCCCATGCGTCTTGGCCATAAGCAAGGTTCCCTGGCAGCGTAGCGTTGAGTGACGCGGGATGGGGTGTCGGAAAAAGTTATTTCTATCTATCTATCATGATCTACCGACTCCAAATGTTCGCGATGCGCAAAACATCAGCCCGTCGAATCCTCCTGGGCCTTATCCTGTTACAACTATTGCCAGCCACCCTGCCGGCGGCGGATTGGCCCTGCTGGCGCGGTCCAGATGGTTTGGGCGTGAGCACCGAGAAAAGCCTTCCCGTGCAGTGGGGCAAGGATAAGAACATCGCATGGAAAACCGCGCTGCCGGGCAAAGGGGCCTCCTCGCCCGTCATCGTGGGTAATCGCGTGTATCTCACCGCCCAACCAACGAATCTCAGTCTGCATGTGCTGGCTATCAGCCGTGAGCGGGGCGAGATCCTCTGGGATCGCGAAATCGGGCGCGGCACGCTTCAT
The sequence above is drawn from the Verrucomicrobiota bacterium genome and encodes:
- a CDS encoding PQQ-binding-like beta-propeller repeat protein, producing the protein MRKTSARRILLGLILLQLLPATLPAADWPCWRGPDGLGVSTEKSLPVQWGKDKNIAWKTALPGKGASSPVIVGNRVYLTAQPTNLSLHVLAISRERGEILWDREIGRGTLHANKLHNMASPTPMADGQHVWAMFGTGDLACLDNDGKILWQRNLVQEYGVFKFGHGYGSSPMLDAGRLFIVCMHQGPSYVLILLKNPWSFFEALGWAG